Proteins found in one Miscanthus floridulus cultivar M001 chromosome 4, ASM1932011v1, whole genome shotgun sequence genomic segment:
- the LOC136548064 gene encoding disease resistance protein Pik-2-like — protein sequence MDNILKKCCGLPLAIVSIANVLAGYKSSGSKEKWETICRSIGSQMESNPTLEGMRHIVTLSYNHLPYELKSCMMYLSIFPEDYEINKDRLLGRWIAEGSVPEKRGLTLMEVAESYELVSRNMVEPRFGFDGKVESCRVHDMLLEVMVCKSLECNSVNLLGGQYAGMSYDRIRRLSIHGDDRKALGTKQPKKKKVGHGIEGMDVEHIRSLSLFQLIGHKLLDHLHRLTLLRVLDLEDCEGLTNEHMRYICRLYLLKFLSLKGTGISEVPPQIAKLEHLQTLDTRGTFLPDLPEAVTNLEKLERIEFRHRTEWYIMWSLPRGLEKMKALCEVNVAVLKNEVQIARELGELQQLQSLSMYIDCRDDNSEIMRARLVGDQLFSVLYKLPNLKSIWMERRCYNSDEIVARSTYTFPVLSSLRVTCDETSLSKIFLFEEGSMTKLETLKVNFTEVERSIAGFEHLPNLKEVELTGNMNNSSLNRALDKAPSPVSSKL from the exons ATGGACAATATTTTGAAAAAATgttgtgggctgccattggccATTGTTAGCATCGCCAACGTTCTGGCAGGCTATAAGTCATCGGGAAGCAAAGAAAAGTGGGAAACAATTTGCAGATCCATTGGTTCACAGATGGAGAGCAACCCTACCCTTGAGGGTATGAGGCATATAGTCACCCTCAGCTACAATCACTTGCCTTATGAGCTCAAGAGTTGCATGATGTACCTTAGCATTTTTCCTGAGGATTATGAGATCAACAAGGACCGGCTCCTAGGTAGATGGATCGCCGAAGGATCGGTCCCAGAGAAGCGGGGCTTGACCCTAATGGAGGTTGCAGAATCCTACGAACTGGTGAGCAGGAACATGGTTGAACCACGCTTTGGCTTTGATGGGAAGGTGGAGTCATGTCGAGTGCATGACATGCTCCTTGAGGTCATGGTGTGCAAGTCCCTCGAGTGTAACTCTGTCAACCTGCTAGGAGGGCAGTATGCAGGGATGTCATATGACAGGATTCGGCGCCTCTCGATCCATGGGGATGACAGGAAGGCCCTCGGTACAAAGCAGcccaagaagaagaaggtgggGCATGGAATTGAGGGGATGGATGTGGAGCATATTCGATCATTGAGCTTGTTTCAGCTAATTGGGCACAAGCTGCTGGATCACCTACATAGGTTAACCTTGCTGAGGGTACTTGACCTGGAAGATTGCGAGGGCCTAACGAATGAGCATATGAGATATATCTGCAGGTTGTACCTTCTCAAGTTCTTGAGCTTGAAGGGTACAGGTATCAGCGAGGTGCCACCTCAGATTGCGAAGCTAGAGCACTTGCAGACACTTGATACACGTGGGACGTTCCTGCCCGACCTACCAGAAGCGGTGACCAATCTGGAAAAACTTGAGCGCATAGAGTTCAGACACAGGACTGAATGGTATATTATGTGGAGTCTGCCACGGGGTCTTGAGAAGATGAAGGCGCTATGTGAGGTGAATGTAGCAGTTCTCAAAAATGAAGTCCAGATTGCCCGAGAGCTAGGCGAATTACAACAACTTCAAAGTTTAAGCATGTACATCGACTGCCGTGATGATAATAGCGAG ATCATGCGTGCAAGGCTTGTTGGAGACCAACTTTTTAGTGTCCTGTATAAGTTGCCCAACCTGAAGAGCATTTGGATGGAACGGAGGTGCTACAACTCCGATGAGATAGTTGCACGCAGTACCTACACCTTCCCTGTGCTCAGCAGCCTGAGGGTGACCTGTGATGAGACCTCACTGTCGAAAATTTTCCTGTTTGAGGAAGGATCCATGACAAAGCTCGAGACATTAAAAGTGAATTTCACTGAGGTGGAGAGGAGCATTGCCGGGTTTGAGCACTTGCCAAATCTCAAAGAGGTAGAGCTCACGGGTAATATGAACAACTCATCACTAAACCGAGCACTGGACAAAGCTCCAAGTCCAGTCAGTTCCAAGTTGTAG